One Mycolicibacter sp. MU0083 DNA window includes the following coding sequences:
- the pyrE gene encoding orotate phosphoribosyltransferase, translating into MAALNNDDRNELAALVRELSVVHGRVTLSSGAEADYYVDLRRSTLHHRAAALIGRLVRELTDDWDYAAVGGLTLGADPVATAVMHAPGRPIDAFVVRKSVKTHGMQRLIEGFDVAGQQVLVVEDTSTTGGSALTAVRAVREAGGHVVGVVTVVDRATGAAEAIEAEGVPYRSVLGLAELGLG; encoded by the coding sequence GTGGCCGCACTTAACAACGACGACCGCAACGAACTGGCCGCGCTGGTGCGCGAACTGTCGGTGGTGCACGGCCGGGTCACGCTGTCGTCGGGAGCCGAAGCCGACTACTACGTCGACCTGCGTCGCTCCACCCTGCATCACCGTGCCGCCGCGCTGATCGGCCGGCTGGTCCGCGAACTGACCGACGACTGGGACTACGCCGCGGTCGGCGGATTGACCCTGGGCGCGGACCCGGTGGCGACCGCCGTCATGCACGCCCCGGGCCGCCCGATCGACGCGTTCGTGGTGCGTAAATCGGTGAAAACCCATGGCATGCAACGCCTGATCGAAGGCTTCGACGTTGCGGGCCAACAGGTTCTGGTGGTCGAGGACACCAGCACCACCGGTGGCTCGGCCCTGACCGCGGTGCGCGCGGTACGTGAGGCCGGCGGGCACGTCGTCGGGGTGGTCACCGTCGTCGACCGCGCCACCGGCGCCGCCGAAGCCATCGAAGCCGAAGGCGTGCCGTATCGCAGCGTGCTCGGATTGGCCGAGCTGGGCCTGGGCTGA